One stretch of Tenacibaculum sp. MAR_2010_89 DNA includes these proteins:
- a CDS encoding tetratricopeptide repeat protein gives MKKLSNILVFSIVLTIIVSCSVKKNSIISRNFHALTTKYNVLFNGEQAYLKGLKEIEDKHKDNFWKRLAIEPITFNDRKIQQVSLKPGSGFGNDDAVEENKNLTNFDKAEEKAVKAIQKHSMNINGYEKNRQIDDAYLLLGKARYYTQRFIPAIESFNYVIANYPNANLINETKIWRAKTNIRLDNEKLAIESLKFLLEVQENEKELPDEIREQAHTAMAMAYEKTDTIQKVIEHLTKAVTIFKNKEQSARNMFVLGQIYSELDRKDSARMVFKKLADYKKAPYKYRIRANVELAKNTANDSSSVLVLSRLKKLIKNTDNRKFLNVLYYQAGVLEVGRNKTQNAINYFKKSLAAKNNDDYQKTYTYEQLGNIAFNKQKYVSAGAYYDSVLTVTSKEFDQEKRIRRIRRKNKGLTTLRKFEETVKTNDSVLNLVAMSKDEQVLFFEKYIEKIKKEDEENKQQMLNSQNFGSSFGGIGANNSGKKGKWYFYNTQSVAFGKVAFERVWGNRVLEDNWRLSDKNSLLGEEESSENDSPTEVKVDPRYELSTYIDAIPKESKDIDKLSDDRNEALYQLGLIYKEQFKNSELAIKNLEKLKKLRKDDKMELAISYHLYQIYSQINDQEKANYNKDIVLNKYPETKFAQVIKSPNKKLIENKKEDQVVKKYKEIYYLYKENKFEETVVEIDKFSSSIQNSNLIPKLALLKALSIGKYQDKVAYAKALEFVSLSYANTIEGKKAKEIMKKLKKIK, from the coding sequence ATGAAAAAACTATCCAATATATTAGTTTTCAGTATTGTTCTAACTATCATAGTATCATGTAGTGTGAAAAAGAATTCTATTATAAGTCGAAACTTCCATGCATTAACTACCAAATATAATGTGCTGTTCAATGGAGAGCAAGCATATTTAAAAGGGCTTAAAGAGATTGAAGACAAGCATAAAGATAACTTCTGGAAGCGATTAGCTATTGAACCAATTACGTTTAATGATAGAAAAATACAACAAGTATCATTAAAACCAGGTAGTGGTTTTGGAAATGATGATGCGGTAGAAGAAAATAAAAACCTTACTAATTTTGATAAGGCAGAAGAAAAGGCTGTAAAAGCAATTCAAAAACATTCGATGAATATTAATGGGTATGAAAAAAATCGTCAAATAGATGATGCCTATTTATTACTAGGGAAAGCAAGGTATTATACGCAACGTTTCATTCCTGCAATAGAGTCTTTCAATTATGTAATTGCAAACTATCCAAATGCTAATCTAATAAATGAAACTAAAATTTGGAGAGCTAAAACTAACATTCGTTTAGACAATGAAAAGCTAGCAATAGAATCATTAAAATTTTTATTAGAAGTTCAAGAAAATGAAAAAGAACTTCCTGATGAAATAAGAGAACAAGCACATACAGCTATGGCTATGGCTTATGAAAAAACAGATACAATTCAAAAAGTAATTGAGCATTTAACAAAGGCAGTTACAATATTTAAAAATAAAGAACAGTCAGCTAGAAATATGTTTGTTTTAGGACAGATTTATAGTGAATTAGATAGGAAAGATTCAGCTAGAATGGTATTTAAAAAATTAGCTGATTATAAAAAAGCACCTTATAAATATAGAATAAGAGCAAATGTTGAATTAGCCAAAAATACAGCAAATGATTCATCATCGGTGCTGGTGTTGAGTAGGTTAAAAAAATTAATTAAAAATACAGATAATCGTAAGTTTTTAAATGTATTATACTACCAAGCAGGAGTTTTAGAAGTTGGTAGAAATAAAACACAGAATGCTATAAATTACTTTAAAAAGTCACTAGCAGCTAAAAATAATGATGATTATCAAAAAACATATACATATGAACAACTGGGGAATATCGCATTTAACAAGCAAAAATATGTTTCTGCAGGAGCTTATTATGATAGTGTTTTAACTGTTACATCTAAAGAGTTCGATCAAGAAAAAAGAATACGAAGAATACGTAGAAAAAATAAAGGATTAACAACCCTTAGGAAGTTTGAAGAAACAGTAAAAACAAACGATAGTGTTTTGAACCTTGTAGCGATGAGTAAAGATGAACAAGTTTTGTTTTTTGAAAAGTATATTGAAAAAATAAAAAAAGAAGATGAAGAGAATAAACAACAAATGTTGAATTCTCAAAATTTTGGTAGCTCATTTGGAGGTATTGGAGCCAATAATAGTGGTAAAAAAGGGAAATGGTATTTTTATAATACACAAAGTGTAGCGTTTGGTAAAGTAGCTTTTGAAAGAGTATGGGGAAATAGAGTTTTAGAAGATAATTGGAGGTTGTCAGACAAAAATTCACTTTTAGGTGAAGAAGAAAGCTCTGAAAATGATTCTCCTACAGAGGTGAAAGTTGACCCAAGATATGAACTATCAACGTATATTGATGCTATTCCTAAAGAATCAAAGGATATTGATAAACTAAGTGATGACCGTAATGAAGCATTATATCAATTAGGCTTAATTTATAAAGAACAATTTAAAAATTCTGAGTTAGCGATAAAAAACCTTGAAAAGTTAAAGAAACTTAGAAAAGATGATAAAATGGAGTTAGCAATTAGCTACCATTTATATCAGATTTATAGTCAGATAAATGATCAAGAGAAAGCAAATTACAATAAGGATATTGTGTTAAATAAGTACCCTGAAACTAAATTTGCACAAGTAATAAAATCTCCAAATAAAAAATTAATTGAAAATAAAAAAGAAGATCAAGTTGTAAAAAAGTATAAAGAAATTTATTATTTGTACAAAGAAAATAAATTTGAAGAAACTGTAGTTGAAATCGATAAGTTTTCTTCATCAATTCAAAATTCAAATTTAATTCCTAAATTAGCACTCCTAAAAGCCTTGTCAATAGGTAAGTATCAAGATAAAGTAGCTTATGCTAAAGCTTTAGAGTTTGTGTCTTTAAGTTATGCAAATACTATTGAAGGAAAAAAGGCAAAAGAGATCATGAAAAAACTGAAAAAAATAAAATAA
- the atpH gene encoding ATP synthase F1 subunit delta — protein sequence MKGARPALRYAKAVLNLAKESGNDALVNENMQLIVNTIAESDDLETMLKSPIIKAKDKQKVLVALFGDKVDTIVKGLFNLLEENKRMLMLEPIAKQYTIIYDYHKSMQVAKVTTAVALTKELEDKIQAKIVDLTGNSASIENIVNPSILGGFILRVGDVQYDASISNQFNELRREFDNSHYIPKI from the coding sequence ATGAAAGGAGCAAGACCAGCATTACGTTATGCAAAAGCAGTTTTAAATTTAGCTAAAGAATCAGGTAATGATGCTTTAGTAAATGAAAACATGCAGCTAATCGTAAATACTATTGCTGAAAGTGATGATTTAGAGACAATGTTAAAAAGTCCAATAATCAAAGCTAAGGATAAGCAAAAAGTTTTAGTTGCGCTTTTTGGTGATAAAGTAGATACTATAGTAAAAGGTTTGTTTAATTTATTAGAAGAGAACAAACGTATGCTTATGTTAGAACCAATAGCTAAGCAATACACTATTATTTATGATTATCATAAAAGTATGCAAGTTGCTAAAGTTACTACTGCGGTAGCTTTAACTAAAGAGTTAGAAGATAAAATACAAGCAAAAATTGTTGACCTAACAGGTAACAGTGCTAGTATAGAAAATATAGTAAATCCATCTATTTTAGGAGGGTTTATTTTACGTGTTGGAGATGTGCAGTATGATGCAAGTATTTCTAATCAATTTAATGAATTAAGGAGAGAATTTGACAACAGTCATTATATTCCAAAAATTTAA
- a CDS encoding F0F1 ATP synthase subunit B, with protein MDIFNDFSIGLFAMQLTILILLLFLLAKFAWKPILNSLDEREEGIQNALDQAENARKEMQNLQADNEKMIKEARAERDAMMKDAREIKDNIIAEAKEEAQEQASIMIENAKATIKQEQQAAVAELKKNVAELSIGIAQSVVKKELASQDEQLKLVEGMLQDVTLN; from the coding sequence ATGGATATTTTTAATGATTTTTCGATAGGATTATTTGCAATGCAATTAACTATCTTAATTCTATTATTATTTTTATTAGCAAAGTTTGCATGGAAACCTATTTTAAATTCTTTAGATGAAAGAGAAGAAGGTATTCAAAATGCATTAGATCAAGCAGAGAATGCTCGTAAAGAAATGCAAAACTTGCAAGCTGATAATGAAAAGATGATAAAAGAAGCACGTGCAGAGAGAGATGCAATGATGAAAGATGCTCGTGAAATTAAAGATAACATTATAGCAGAAGCAAAAGAAGAAGCACAAGAACAAGCTTCTATCATGATTGAAAATGCTAAAGCAACTATTAAGCAAGAACAACAAGCAGCTGTTGCTGAGTTAAAAAAGAATGTTGCTGAATTATCTATAGGTATAGCACAATCTGTTGTTAAAAAAGAATTAGCTTCACAAGACGAACAATTAAAACTTGTTGAAGGAATGTTACAAGACGTTACTTTAAACTAA
- a CDS encoding polymer-forming cytoskeletal protein, with the protein MFSKESKKTNVKSVSERNVIGKNTKITGDIISEGDFRIDGTLEGNIETKGRIIIGETGFIKGKAECTNADVEGKFSGDLQVSNTLTVKTSANITGDVVIGKLSVEPGATFNATCSMKGAIKELKKDGQKRAEKTA; encoded by the coding sequence ATGTTTAGTAAAGAAAGTAAAAAAACGAATGTTAAATCTGTCTCAGAAAGAAATGTAATTGGAAAAAACACAAAAATAACTGGTGATATTATTTCTGAAGGTGATTTTAGAATTGATGGTACTTTAGAAGGTAACATTGAAACTAAAGGAAGAATTATTATTGGTGAAACAGGTTTCATTAAAGGAAAAGCTGAATGTACTAACGCAGATGTTGAAGGGAAATTTTCAGGAGATTTACAAGTTTCAAATACGTTAACCGTAAAAACGTCAGCTAATATTACCGGAGATGTAGTTATAGGCAAGTTATCAGTAGAGCCAGGGGCTACATTCAATGCAACATGTTCTATGAAAGGAGCAATAAAAGAATTGAAGAAAGATGGGCAAAAACGTGCCGAAAAAACCGCTTAA
- a CDS encoding DUF6168 family protein, which yields MIKRILFFLAAVLIVLAVSYFPHNYVIISKEIQLSFSLLGVYLFHVVSAIIVYLIVEFVADKMPNQAGYAYLASIFLKIGFFVLVFQASVFTNEQLTKPERFSLVIPLFLFLILEAIAVSKLLNSK from the coding sequence ATGATTAAACGAATTTTGTTTTTTCTTGCTGCAGTACTTATAGTTTTAGCAGTAAGTTATTTTCCGCATAATTATGTTATAATATCAAAAGAAATTCAATTATCATTTTCATTACTAGGAGTATATTTGTTTCATGTAGTATCAGCAATTATAGTGTATCTTATAGTTGAATTTGTGGCAGATAAAATGCCCAATCAAGCAGGTTATGCATACTTAGCTTCCATATTTTTAAAAATCGGATTTTTCGTGTTAGTTTTTCAAGCTTCAGTTTTTACAAATGAACAACTTACTAAGCCAGAAAGGTTTTCATTAGTAATTCCGTTGTTTTTGTTTTTAATTCTTGAAGCAATTGCTGTTTCAAAACTATTGAACAGCAAATAG
- a CDS encoding AtpZ/AtpI family protein, whose translation MGKNVPKKPLNKYIRFTTIAFQMGLTIYLGNLLGEWLDTKYSNEGGLYAKICTLVAVFLAMFSVIQQVTKISKNND comes from the coding sequence ATGGGCAAAAACGTGCCGAAAAAACCGCTTAACAAATACATTCGGTTTACCACTATTGCTTTTCAAATGGGGTTAACCATTTATTTAGGAAACTTACTAGGTGAATGGTTAGATACCAAATATTCAAATGAAGGAGGCTTATATGCTAAAATATGTACATTAGTGGCCGTTTTTTTAGCAATGTTCTCCGTTATTCAACAAGTTACAAAAATTTCAAAAAACAATGATTAA
- the atpE gene encoding ATP synthase F0 subunit C, with translation MYNLIGAGLIVIGGGIGLGQIGGKAMEGIARQPEAAGKIQTAMIIIGALLEGLAFGALLLGK, from the coding sequence ATGTACAATTTAATTGGAGCAGGATTAATCGTAATCGGTGGAGGAATCGGATTAGGTCAAATAGGTGGAAAAGCAATGGAAGGAATTGCTCGTCAACCTGAGGCTGCTGGTAAAATCCAAACAGCGATGATCATTATCGGAGCATTATTAGAAGGATTAGCATTTGGTGCTTTACTTTTAGGAAAATAA
- the atpB gene encoding F0F1 ATP synthase subunit A, producing MMIAKKSIKFLTVLALVFTSFGVFAGGGDKKSSENDGGKVDTKEEIKNYIKHHLADSHDFSLFSYSNDAGERKHIGFPLPVIVWTSKGLKTFMSSKFHHNDDGKLVVDAGGVKLTKIHSKIYELDANATTVAFDETHHATNAHKVLDLSITKSVFGILLAGLLMFLGFGSLAKGYKKGAIPTGVGRVLEPLVLYVRDEIARPNIGEKKYKRFMPYLLTVFFFIWILNLLGLTPLGFNVTGQIAVTVCLALFTLVVYITNGSKDFWAHTLWMPGVPKILRPVLAVLELAGFLLIKPFSLLVRLFANITAGHSVVMGIAALMVLLKTEFGTVGATGISFLLTMFLTIIELLVAFLQAFIFTMLSALFIGMAVEEHDHAHDH from the coding sequence ATGATGATAGCAAAAAAATCTATCAAATTTTTAACAGTTTTAGCATTGGTTTTCACTTCTTTTGGAGTGTTTGCTGGTGGAGGAGATAAGAAATCTTCCGAAAACGACGGTGGAAAAGTAGACACCAAAGAAGAAATTAAAAACTACATCAAGCATCACTTAGCGGATTCACATGATTTTTCATTGTTTTCTTATTCAAACGATGCAGGTGAAAGAAAGCATATAGGCTTTCCTTTACCAGTGATTGTTTGGACTAGTAAAGGTTTGAAAACATTTATGTCGTCAAAATTTCATCATAATGATGATGGTAAGTTAGTTGTTGATGCTGGAGGTGTTAAGTTAACTAAAATTCATAGTAAAATTTATGAGTTAGATGCTAACGCTACAACAGTTGCTTTTGATGAAACTCATCATGCAACTAATGCACACAAGGTGTTAGATTTATCTATAACAAAAAGTGTTTTTGGAATTTTATTAGCAGGATTGTTAATGTTTTTAGGTTTTGGTTCGTTAGCTAAAGGGTATAAAAAAGGAGCGATTCCTACTGGAGTTGGTCGTGTTTTAGAACCATTGGTTTTATACGTAAGAGATGAAATAGCAAGGCCAAATATTGGAGAAAAAAAATATAAAAGATTTATGCCATATTTATTAACGGTGTTTTTCTTTATTTGGATATTAAACTTATTAGGATTAACACCATTAGGTTTTAATGTTACAGGTCAAATTGCAGTAACTGTATGTTTAGCATTGTTTACTTTAGTAGTTTATATAACTAACGGATCGAAAGATTTTTGGGCGCATACTTTATGGATGCCAGGTGTTCCAAAGATTTTAAGACCAGTATTAGCTGTTTTAGAATTAGCAGGGTTTTTACTAATCAAACCATTTTCATTATTAGTACGTTTGTTTGCAAATATTACAGCAGGTCACTCAGTAGTAATGGGTATTGCAGCACTTATGGTGTTGTTGAAAACTGAATTTGGAACAGTAGGTGCAACAGGTATTTCATTTTTGTTAACTATGTTTTTAACAATTATTGAATTATTAGTAGCTTTTTTACAAGCATTTATTTTTACAATGCTTTCTGCTTTGTTTATTGGAATGGCAGTAGAAGAGCATGATCATGCACATGATCACTAA